CGTCGCGATGGTGGGACCGACACCGTCAGCCGCCGCCAACTCCTCCTCCGACGCCGCGATGACGCGCTCCAGCGAGCCGAACTCCTGGGCCAGCGCACGGGCCGCGGTGGGGCCGACGTGGCGGATGGAGAGGGCGACCAGGACTCTCCACAGTGGACGCTGCTTGACCGTTTCCAGGTTGTCCAGGAGCTTCACCGCGTTCGCGCTCAGCTCGCCGTCCTTGGTGCGGAACAGGTCGACCTGCGCCAGCTTGGCCGCGTCCAGGTCGAACAGGTCACCCTCGTCCGAGTACACCGGGGAGTCGACCAGGGCCGCCGCCGCCTCGAAGCCCAGCACCTCGATGTCCAACGACCTGCGGGACGCGAGGTAGGCGAGGCGTTCGCGCAGCTGACCGGGGCACGCCGCCGCGTTGGGGCAGCGGATGTCCACGTCGCCTTCCTTCATCGGACGCAACGCGTGGCCGCACTCGGGGCAGGTGAGCGGCATCTCGAACTCGCGCGCGTCGGCCGGGCGGGCCTCGATCACCGGGCCCAGCACCTCGGGGATCACGTCGCCGGCCTTGCGGATCACGATGCGGTCGCCGATCAGCACGCCCTTGCGCTTGACCTCGCCGGCGTTGTGCAAGGTCGCCCGGGCCACCGTCGAACCGGCCACCTTCACCGGCTCCATCACCGCGAACGGCGTCACCCGGCCCGTCCGCCCCACCTGCACCTTGATGTCCAGCAAGGTGGTCGTCGCCTCTTCCGGCGGGTACTTGAACGCGATGGCCCACCGCGGCGCGCGCGACGTGCTGCCCAGGCGCCGCTGCAACGACACCTCGTCCACCTTCACCACCACGCCGTCGATCTCGTGCACGGCGTCGTGCCGGTGCGCGCCCCAGTAGCCGACGTGCTCGCCGACCTCCTCGAACGTGCCCAGCACCTTGGTGTGCGACGACACCGGCAAGCCCCACGCCTTCAGCGCCTCGTACGCCTCCGACTGCCGCGTCAGCTCGAAGCCCTCGCGCTTGCCCAGCCCGTGGCAGATCATCCGCAGCCGGCGCGACGCCGTCACCTTCGGGTCCTTCTGCCGCAACGACCCGGCGGCGGTGTTGCGCGGGTTCGCGAACGGCGGTCTGCCGGCCTCCACCAGCCGCGCGTTCAGCTCCAGGAAGTCCTGCACGGCGAAGAACACCTCGCCGCGAACCTCGACCAGCGCGGGCACGGGACAGGCGTCGGTGCCGGTCAGCGTCTCCGGCACGTCCTCCAGCGTGCGGACGTTCAGCGTCACGTCCTCGCCGGTCCGCCCGTCACCCCTGGTCAGCGCGCGCACCAACCGCCCGTGCTCGTAGAGCAGGTTGATCGCCAAGCCGTCGATCTTCAGCTCGCACAGGAAGTGGACCTCCGAGCCGACCTCCTTGCGCACCCGGTCGAACCACCCCTGCAACTCCTCGACCGAGAACACGTTGTCGAGGCTGAGCATCCGCTCCAGGTGGTCGACCGCCCTGAACTCGGTGGAGAACGTGCCGCCGACGAGCTGGGTGGGCGAATCGGGCGTGGCCAGCCCGGGGTGCGCCTCCTCCAACGCCGCCAGCTCGCGCAGCAACTCGTCGAACTCGCCGTCACTGACCGTCGGCGAGTCGAGGACGTAGTAGCGGAACTGGTGCCCGCGCACCACCTCGGCCAACGCGGCGTGCTCCTCCCGCACGTCGGCGGGCACGTCCTCGACGCCCTGCACGTGAGCCTGGGTCGGGTTCAACGGGTCGCTGCTGGTCACGGCATGAGGGTAACCAGGGGGTCCGACAATTTCAGGCGGTGTCCCCGTCGATCGCCCGGACCAGGTCGCGGAACTCCAGCAGGCCGATCGTGCCCGCCGGCTCGGTCGACGCCGTTTCGACCCGGCCCAGCCGTTCACCGGCCAACCGCTCACCGAGCGTGACGTCCAACGGCAGGAACGTCATCGTCTGCCGTGCCGCGTCGTCCAGGTTCGTGAACTCCGGGTGGTACACGGCGACGTCGACCAGACCGTCCGACACCTGCGCCACCACCCGCACGTCGGCCAGCCGGATCCGGCGCGCGCCGAGGTTGATCGTGACCTGGGTCGGGTCCGGCACCGGCGGCACCGAGTCGTGGTACTCCCAGATCATGTCCTCGGGCGGCGCGGCGTTGATCCACGCGTCCGTGTAGGGGCGGAGCTTCGGGTCCTCCTGGCTGGTGATCACCAGCGCGTAGATCGCCCGGTGGCCGCGTTCGAGGGAGAAGTCCAGGTCGGGGTGCATGTCGGCGACCAGCGCGCCGATCTCGCCCTCCACCCGGTGCGGTTCGCCGTCGCCCAGGGCCGCGCTGACGGTCGGCAGCAGCTCGAACCACTCCTGCCAGAACGCGACCGCGGCCTCGTCCGGGTTGGGCAGGTGGACGGGCGCCGGCTGCGGCACCGGCTGGGGCGCGGGTTCGGGCTGGGGTTCGGTACGGCGTCGGCGGAACCAGCTCATGCGCCCATTGAACTACGCCGGGTGGTCACCGCGAGGAGTTCCGCGGCGGGTCCCACCAACCGCCGTCCGGCCGGCCACACGGCGCGCAGCACGCGGCGCAGGTCGAGCGCCACTGGCACCTCGACCAGCCGCCCGTCGGCCAGGTCGAGGGCTACCGCGAGCACGCTCAGCACGGCCGGCGCCACCCCCGCGACCACCGCGCCGCGCACAGCCGTGGTCGAGCCGAGCTCCAACGCGGGCGCGCAGGCGTCCGGCAGCACGCGGTCCAGCGTGTCGCGGGTACCGGAGCCGCGCTCCCGCATCACCAACGGCGTCGCGGCCAGTTCCGCGGGCGTCACCTCACGACGTCGACGGGTCCACGGGTGCCCTGGCGCGACCACGACCGCGAGCCGGTCCACGGCCACCTTCCGTGACGAAAGCCCTGGCAGCGGGCCTGGCGCCTCGACGAACCCGAGGTCGACGACGCCGTCACGCACGAGCTGGCCGACCGTTTCCGAGTTGGTCACCCGCAGTCCGACCCGCAGGTCCGGCCGGGCCCGCCGCAGCTCCCCGATCCAGCTCGGCGCGAGGTGCTCGGCCACGGTCATGCTGGCCGCCACCCGCAACTCGGCCTCCCGCGCCGACCGCAACGCCCGCGCGCCCTCGACCAGGCCGGCGACCTCGTCCAGCACCCGCCGTGCCCGCTCGGTCACCACCACGCCCGCCGGCGTGAGCACGGACCCGCGCCGGCCCCGGTCCACGAGCACCAGGCCGAGCCGACGTTCCAGTGTGGACAAGCGTTTGCTCGCCGACGGCTGCGCGATGCCCAGCTCCTCCGCCGCCCGGCCGAGGCTGCCCAGCTCCCCCACCAGCACCAGCAGGCGCAACGATTCGAGGTCCGGGGTCATAGCCCAAGGGTATGACCCCAGAGCGAGGGACCGCCTACCGGAAGCCGTCGGCGAGGCCGAGGGTGGACGGTGTGCTGATAGCCGCGTTGGTCCTGGGTGTGCTGGTCGGTGCACGCCTGCCGGACCTCAGCGGCGTCACCCGGAAACTGCTGCGCACCGGAGTGGTGCTGCTCGGACTGCAACTGTCCATTCCGCAACTTCTCGCTGTGGGACCTGGCGTTCTGGTCGCGGTGCTGGTCACGGTCTCGGTGACGTTCTTCGGCACGCTGTGGCTCGGCCGCCGCCTCCGGCTGCCGCGCGGGCTCTACGTCCTGGTGGCCAGTGGCTTCTCGATCTGCGGCGCGTCGGCGATCGCGGCGGTCGAGGGCGTGGTGGACCGCGAGGACGAGCACGTGGCCACGAGCGTCGCCCTGGTCACGCTCTACGGCACGCTGGCCATGATCGCGTTGCCGCTGCTGAACGCGTCACCGCAGTGGATCGGGCTGAGCGTGCACGAGGTCGCGCAGGTGGCCGCCGCCGCGCCCGCGTCCGGCCTGGCGACGGCCATGGCGGTGAAGCTCGGCCGGGTGGCGTTGCTCGCGCCCATCGTGGCGTTCGTCGGCGCGCGCGGCAGCCGTCCACCGCTGGGTTTCCTGCTCGGCTTCGTAGCGTTGATGCTGGTCAGCCCGCTGATCCCGGCCGCCGTCCTGGATCCGGCCAAGACGGTGACGACCGTCGTGCTGGCCGCCGCGCTGTTCGGTCTCGGCACGTCCGTCCGCGTCGAGAAGCTCCTGCGGATCAGCCCCAGGGCGTTGCTCCTGGGGCTGCTCTCCACGCTTCTCGTGTGCGGGACGGGTTACCTGTCGCTGCGGATGGTGTGACCGCGCAGCAGGTCGGCGTTCAGGCGGGCGATCGTGGTCAGCGGAATGCCCTTGGGGCACGCGGGCGTGCACTCGCCGGCGTTCGTGCAGCCGCCGAACCCCAACGCGTCGTGCTCGGCCACCATGTCCCGCGCCCGCGAGTACCGCTCCGGCTGGCCCTGCGGCAGCACGCCGAGGTGGGTGGCCTTCGCGGCGGTGAACAACATGCCGGACCCGTTGGGGCAAGCCGCCACGCACGCGCCGCAGCCGATGCACGCCGCCGCCTCGAACGCCGTGTCCGCGTCCGGCTTGGGCACCGGAGTCGCGTGGGCGTCCGGCGCGGACCCGGCCGGCACGCTGATGTACCCGCCCGCCGCCACGATCTTGTCGAACGCCGACCGGTCCACCACCAGGTCGCGCACCACCGGGAACGGCTCGGCCCGCCACGGCTCGATGGTCACCACGTCGCCGTCCTTGAAGTGGCGAAGGTGCAACTGGCACGCCGTGGTCGCCTTCTCCGGCCCGTGCGCCATCCCGTTGATCATCAACCCGCACATGCCGCAGATGCCTTCACGGCAGTCGTGGTCGAATGCCACCGGCTCGTCGCCGGACGTGATCAGCCGCTCGTTGAGCACGTCCAGCATTTCGAGGAACGACATGTCGGGCGACAGGTCTTCCATCACGTAGTCCACCAGCCGCCCGGTGGCACTGCTCTGCCGCCAGATCCGGAGAGTCAGCTTCATGAATAACTCCGCGTGCTCGGGGTGACGTGCTCGAAAGCGAGCTCTTCCTTGTGGAGCACGGGCGGCTGGCCCACGCCCGTGTACTCCCACGCGGCCACGTAGGCGTAGTTGGCGTCGTCGCGCAGCGCTTCGCCGTCCGGGGTCTGGCTCTCCGCACGGAAGTGGCCGCCGCACGACTCGGCGCGGTGCAGGGCGTCGATGCACATCAGTTCCGCCAGCTCGAAGAAGTCGGCGACCCGGCCGGCCTTCTCCAGCTCCTGGTTCAGCTGCTCACCCGTGCCGGGCACCTTCACCCGCTGCCAGAACTCCGTGCGCAGCTCCGGGATCCGCTCCAACGCCTTGCGCAGCCCGGCCTCGTCGCGCTCCATGCCGCACTCGTCCCACATCAGCCGGCCCAGCTCGCGGTGGAACGACTCCACCGTGCGGTCGCCGTTCACGGCCAGCAGCGTCGTCACCCGGCCGCGCACCTCGGACATCGTGTCGGCCACGGCGGGGTGGCTGTCGTCGACGGCCTCGAACGGCGCGTCCGCCAGGTAGTCGCCGATCACGCCGGGCAGCACGAAGTAGCCGTCCGCCAAGCCCTGCATCAACGCCGACGCGCCCAGCCGGTTCGCGCCGTGGTCGGAGAAGTTCGCCTCACCGATCACGTACAGGCCGGGGATGGTGGAACGCAGGTCGTAGTCGACCCACAGGCCGCCCATCGTGTAGTGCACGGCGGGGTAGATGCGCATCGGCGTCTTGTACGGGTCGTCGCCGGTGATGCGCTGGTACATCTCGAAGAGGTTCCCGTAGCGCTCTTCCACGGCGGGAGCGCCGAGACGCTTGATGGCGTCGCGGAAGTCCAGGTAGACGCCGCGCTTCTCGTCGGAGATGTTCTTCGCCGCACGGGACGCGATGTCACGCGGAACCAGGTTGCCGAAGCTCGGGTACATCCGCTCCAGGAAGTAGTCCCGGTCGCTCTCGGGGATGTCGTTCGGCGCGCGGGTGTCCTGCGCGTCCTTCGGCACCCACACGCGGCCGTCGTTGCGCAGGGACTCGCTCATCAGCGTCAGCTTCGACTGGTGGTCGCCGCTGATCGGGATGCACGTCGGGTGGATCTGGGTGAAGCACGGGTTCGCGAACAGCGCGCCGCGGCGGTGTGCCCGCCAGATCGCGGTGGTGTTGCAGCCCTTGGCGTTGGTCGACAGGTGGAACACGTTGCCGTAGCCGCCGGTGGCGAGCACGACGGCGTCCGCGAAGTGCGTGGACACGTCGCCGGTGACGAGGTCGCGCACGACGATGCCGCGGGCGCGGCCGTCCACCACGATCAGGTCCAGCATCTCGGTGCGGGCGTGCATCTCGACCCGGCCGGCGGCGATCTGGCGTTCCAACGCCTGGTAGGCGCCCAAGAGGAGTTGCTGCCCGGTCTGGCCGCGGGCGTAGAACGTGCGGGAGACCTGCGCGCCGCCGAAGGACCTGGTGTCGAGCAGACCGCCGTACTCGCGGGCGAACGGCACGCCCTGCGCCACGCACTGGTCGATGATCTCGGTGCTGATCTGCGCCAACCGGTGCACGTTCGACTCGCGTGACCGGAAGTCGCCGCCCTTGACGGTGTCGTAGAACAGGCGGTGCACGCTGTCGCCGTCGTTGCGGTAGTTCTTGGCCGCGTTGATGCCGCCCTGCGCCGCGATGCTGTGGGCGCGGCGCGGGCTGTCCTGGTAGCAGAACGACTTGACCTGGTAGCCGAGTTCGCCCAACGTCGCCGCCGCCGCGCCGCCCGCGAGACCGGTGCCGACCACGATGACGCTGCGGTTGCGCCGGTTCGCGGGGTTGACCAGCCGGGCGGAGAACCGGCGGCGGTCCCAGCGCGATTCGATCGGACCGTCCGGCGCGCGCTGGTCGGCGATCGGGGAACCTTCGGTGTGGGTGTCCGGCATATCAGCTCACCAATCCGGTGAAGACGGCGAAGGGAACGGAGAGGAACCCGGCGCAGATCAGCACGGCCACGCCGAGGCCGATCACGCGCGAGGTGGTGATGCCCAGGGTCTGGGTGGCGCTCCACAGGCCGTGGCGGATGTGGAAGCCCAAGGCCACCACGGCGACTGTGTACGCCAGCACCACGTACCAGAGCTGGAAGTCGGCGACCACGTTCGCGTAGATCTCGCCGGGCACGCCGTGCGGGTTGGCCCACCCGACGGTGAGGTCGAGCAGGTGGTAGACCACGAACAGGGCGATGATCACGCCACCCCAGCGCATGGTGCGGGCCGCGTAGCTGCCCTGGACGCGTCTGCGGTGCTCGTACTTGCCGCGCGCCTTCCGCGACTTGACGGTCAACTGGTAGGCGGCGAGGAAGTGCAGGGCGATGACGCCCAGCAGTCCGATCCGCATCGGCCAGACCACGCCGATCTCGCGCAGGAAGCGGCCGTAGCCGTCGATCGCCTCCGCGCCGGAGAAGACCGCCAGGTTCCCGATCATGTGCGCGACGATGAACAGCAGCAGCGCGGCGCCGGTGACCGCCATGACGGCCTTCTTGCCGATGGTGGTGCGGTAGAGCCCGATCGTGTCCACGGGGTGACGCTATGAACACCTGTGACAAGTCGTCCAATACATCGTTAGTTGCCAGAAGATAGCCTGAGGCTATGACGCTCCAGCAGCTCGTGTACTTCCTGGCAGTGGCCCGGACTCGGCATTTCACGCGGGCCGCCGCCGAGGCGCGTGTGGCGCAGCCCTCACTTTCCAAGCAGATCCACGCGTTGGAGAAGGAGCTCGGGGCGGAGCTGTTCAGCCGGGCGCGCGGGAACGTGACGCTGACGCCGGCCGGTGAGGCCCTGCTGCCGGTGGCGAGCCGGATCTTGTCCGATGTGGATGCGGCCCGGCTCGAGGTGGCCGAGCTGGTGGGGCTGCGGCGGGGGCGGGTGCGGGTGGGTGCGACGCCGAGCCTGTGCGGCAGCCTGTTCGCGGATGTGATCAAGAGGTACCACGACGCGTACCCCGGGATCCAGGTGTCGGTGACGGAGGGCGGGTCGCGTGACCTCGTGCAGGCGTTGGAGGCGGGGCAGCTGGACCTGGCTCTGGTGATCGTGTCGCCGGCGGACGCGGAGCGGGCGTTGACCGTGGTGCCCGTGCTGCGGGAGGAGCTGGTGGTCGCGTCCGCGGAGCCGTTGGGCGTGCCGCGGATGCGGTTGACGGACCTGCGTGACCAGCCGTTGGTGATGTTCCGGCCGGGGTACGACCTGCGGGAGACGACGTTGACGGCGTGTCGGCGGGCGGGGTTCGAGCCGCGGTTCGCGGTGGAGGGCGGCGAGATGGACGCCGTGCTGCGGTTCGTGGAGGTCGGGTTGGGGGTGGCGATCGTGCCGAGCACGGTGTTGGCCACGCGGTCGTTGCACAGCACGCCGTTGGCTCCGAGCACTTCGCGGACGGTGGCTCTGGCGCACCGGACGGATGTCGCGCCGACGTCCGCGAGCCGGGCGTTCCAGACCGTGCTGCTGGGGTTCCTGCGTGGGGCGGAAATGCCTTTGGGAGTGCACCTGGTGAGGTCGTAGGGTCCGGTCCGTGCTGATCCGACGCGAGACGCCGGCCGATGTCGAGGCCATTCATGCCGTGACCGAGGCCGCTTTCGCGGCGCGACCGGGCGGGGAGGCGTGGCTGGTGGGGGCGCTGCGTGCGGACGTCGGGTGGATCCCGGCGTTGTCGCTGGTGGCGGAGGTGGATGGCGCGGTGGTCGGGCACGTGGTGTGCACGCGTGCTTCTGTGGGTGGTTCGGCCGCGCTCGGGTTGGGTCCTTTGAGCGTGCTGCCGTCGCACCAGCGGATCGGCGTCGGCACGGCGTTGATGCACGCCGTTTTGGGTGCCGCGGACGCCCTTGACGAACCTTTGGTCGTGCTGCTGGGCGACCCGGCCTACTACTCCCGTTTCAGCTTCCGCCTGGCGTCCGACCTCGGCATCACCCCGTCGGCCGAAGAGTGGGGCCCGTACTTCCAGGCCCGCACGCTCAACACGTACACCCCGGCCCTGACCGGCCCTTTCACGTACGCCGAACCCTTCTCCCGCCTCTAACCCCCGCGCGAGTCCTACGTTCAGAACCCGTGAGTCGTACGTTCAGGACCACCGTGTCCTACGTTCAGGACCCCCGAATTCAACGCTCAGAACAGCCGGCCGCGGCGTCACGACGTTCTGAGCGTTGAATTCGGGGTACGCGAACGTAGGACTCACGGGTCCTGAACGTAGGACTCACGGGGTCTGGGGGTTCGACACGCGGGGCCTGAGCGTTCGACTCGCGCGGGGGTTACCAGGTTTCCGGGGGTTCGGCGAAGGCCTTGGCCAGGTCTCGGGTGAGGGGCAGGGCTTGGCGGAGCCAGCTCTCGGTCGCGCCGGCCATGCCGCAGGTCGGGGTCGGGACGGCGTGCGTGGCGAGGATCGTGCGGGGGAAGCCGAGGCGGTCCGCCAGGGTCAGGGCGGGGTTGGCCAGGGATTTCAGGATGCGCGCCGTTTTGGGGTCGGTGCGCGGACGTGTGGGGTCGGTTCGCGGCGTTGTGGGGTCGGTGCTCGGGATCAGGCCCAGGAACAGCTGGGTCTGCGCCTCCCACGCCTCGCCCACCTCGTCCCACATCGTCTCGTCCAGGATCGTCAGGTCGAACGAGATCCCGCGCGCACCCGCCTCACGGATCAAGGTGATCGGCGGCTTCGGCGCACAGCAGTGCACGATCACGTCCGCGTCCACGCCCTCGATCACGGCTTGCAGCACGGCACGCGCGTTCGGCCCCGGAACGGCGGCGACCGTGCCCAGCTTCGACGGCGTCGGCAGCAGACCCTTCAACACCGCGGGCAACGCCGGCTCGTCCAGCTGCACGACCACCTTCGCGCCGGTGCGCTTGGCGACCTCGGCGACGTGCCGGTTCAGCCCCTCCGTGAGCGACTCGGTGAACTCGCGCAGCGCGCCCTTGTCCGTCAGCACCCGGTGGCCGCGCATCAGCTCCACGCTCGCGGTGAGCGTCCACGGTCCGGCGACCTGCACCTTGACCACCCGCGGCGGCGTGGGCTCGGCGGCCTCCTCGAACGCGTCCAGGTCACGGCGCAACAGGTCCACCGCGCGCCGGTGGTGCCGACCGGGGTGCGCGGCAGTCCGGTAGCCGCTCGGCACCACCTCGACCGGCAGGTCGACCAGGATCGCGGCGGTGCGGCCGATCATGTCCGCGCCGACACCTCGAGCCGGGAGTTCGGGCAGGTGAGGGAGGTCCGGGAGTTCGCCGAGAACGATCCTGGCGGCCTCCTGGGGGTCGGTTCCGGGTAGCGAGCCGATGCCGGTTGCGGCGCCGGCGGACCAAGGGAGGGCATCCACCCGGACAGTCTCCCACTCGGACCACTCGGCCGTTCGGGACCAAAAAGGTCTAGACCCATTGACGGTGTGGTCCAGACCACCTAACGTGACGTTGTCGGTGCCGAGAGTGGCCAGAGCGCCAGGGGGCACCGCCCACGACGTGGTGTGGGGGCGTGCCGCGCCCCACGCTCCCGCACCACTCCCAAGCTCAGCCCAGCAGGATCAGCACGCCGATCCCGATCAGCACCACCGGCAGCACCACGTGCCCCCAACGGCTCAGCGCCCGCGCGACGACCGGCCTGGTCGCGAAGAAGCGCCCCGCCGCGCACCACACGCCCACCAGCACCAGGAAGACGATCACGTACGCGGTGATCCCGGTGGTGGCGAACACCGGCACGTACACCCCGATGTTGTCCCCGCCATTGGCGAACGTCACCGCCGCCACCCCGAGCGCGCCGGACGCCACCGGTTCGGCGTCCTCCCCGCCGCGCCACGCCTGCCACGCCGCCTTCACCCCGAGCGCCAACGGCAGCAGCCCCAGCCACGGCAGCACGGACGCGGGCAGCAGCGACGCACCCCAAGCGGCGGCCACCGCGACCACCAGGATGCCGACGAAACCCAGGTACTGGCCCAGCACCACCCGCCACGCCGGCACGCCCCGCGAGAAGAACAAGGCCAGCAGCACGAGGTCGTCCACGTTGGTCACCGCGAACAAGCCGACGGCGCGAAGGATGTCCTGCACCGGCGAAACCTTAAAGTGCACGGATGAACGGACCCGCGGACATGCTCGCCAACGACGCCGCGTCGGCCGCGCTCGGCATCCGGGCGCTCGAACTCGGCGAAGGCACCGCCCGCCTCGCCATGACGGTCACCGACCTGATGGTGAACGGCCACGGGATCGGCCACGGCGGCTACGTCTTCCTGCTCGCCGACACGGCCTTCGCCTGCGCGTGCAACCGCCACGGCTCGGTGACCGTGGCGGCGCAGGCGGAGATCGATTTCATCGCCCCCGTGCACGCGGGAGACGAGTTGGTGGCCGAAGCGGTGGAGCGGGCCAGGTTCGGCCGGAGCGGTATCTACGACATCACCGTGCGCCGTGGCGACCAGGTGGTGGCCGAATTCCGCGGCCGGAGCCGGACCCTCAGGCCGAACGGCGCAGACCCAGCACCTGAAGGGTGATGAACCCGAGCACGGCGACCGCTTGGGCGACGATCAGGAAAACGCCCAGCCCGGTCACCGGGAACCACCCGGCGAACGCGGTCAGGAAGCTGTCCAGCACCCACACCGAATTGCCGATCACCACCACCGCGACCAGTGGGCGAATGGGCCGCAGACCGAGGATGAAAACGCCGACGCCATAGCCGAGCAGGAACACGCTGAGCCCGATCACGAGCCCGTGGGGCAACCCCGTCGGGAGGTCGTTGAACAGCAGGGCCATCAGACCGAGCCCGGCCGAGGCGACACCGTCGAGCTTGAGGGCGAAGCGGAGCAGACCGTCGTTGCGGACCTGAGGTGCCTGAGTTGTCGTCATGGCCCAAAAG
This is a stretch of genomic DNA from Saccharothrix ecbatanensis. It encodes these proteins:
- the paaI gene encoding hydroxyphenylacetyl-CoA thioesterase PaaI; the protein is MNGPADMLANDAASAALGIRALELGEGTARLAMTVTDLMVNGHGIGHGGYVFLLADTAFACACNRHGSVTVAAQAEIDFIAPVHAGDELVAEAVERARFGRSGIYDITVRRGDQVVAEFRGRSRTLRPNGADPAPEG